A genomic window from Paenibacillus sp. FSL K6-0276 includes:
- a CDS encoding serine/threonine protein kinase, whose protein sequence is MSEKYYTYEIDAVTFQLQEACDFTWLRKLGKVFKVFDQQDSGNLSFGVEKEGQKYFVKFAGAKPLTYDGNPQDAITRLIEAIPLYKDLRYEALITLVSHFEVGSGYVAVFDWFEGECLHSHWLFTGEAKLSHPESPFYRYKQLSVKKRLASLDVIFSFHEHVELQDYVAVDFYDGSILYNFTSDETRICDIDFYRLKPTVNDVGENFWGSTRFKSPEEFILGAPIDEVTNVFNMGATAFVLLGGATDRSFAKWEASQALYDVALRAVCPEREQRYRNVAEFILAWDKVGLV, encoded by the coding sequence TTGAGCGAAAAATATTATACATATGAAATCGATGCGGTAACTTTTCAATTGCAGGAGGCATGTGACTTTACTTGGTTAAGGAAGCTTGGTAAGGTGTTCAAAGTGTTCGATCAGCAGGACTCTGGAAATCTTTCTTTTGGCGTGGAGAAGGAAGGACAGAAGTACTTTGTTAAATTTGCTGGAGCGAAGCCTTTGACTTACGATGGAAATCCTCAAGATGCTATTACCCGTTTAATTGAAGCCATTCCGTTGTATAAGGACCTTAGATATGAAGCGCTGATCACACTGGTATCACATTTTGAGGTTGGGTCGGGGTATGTAGCGGTGTTTGATTGGTTTGAAGGTGAATGTTTACATTCGCATTGGCTTTTTACGGGTGAAGCTAAGCTGAGTCATCCTGAGTCGCCTTTTTATCGCTATAAGCAGTTATCCGTTAAAAAGCGTTTAGCTTCACTAGATGTGATTTTTTCGTTTCATGAACATGTTGAGTTGCAAGATTATGTAGCCGTGGATTTTTACGATGGAAGTATTCTTTATAATTTTACAAGCGATGAAACAAGAATTTGTGATATTGATTTTTATAGACTTAAACCAACAGTAAATGATGTAGGAGAGAACTTCTGGGGCTCAACAAGATTCAAGTCTCCGGAAGAGTTTATTCTGGGTGCACCGATTGATGAAGTTACAAATGTATTCAATATGGGTGCCACTGCTTTTGTTCTATTAGGAGGAGCCACCGATCGATCGTTTGCAAAATGGGAAGCGAGCCAAGCGCTCTACGATGTTGCTTTGCGGGCTGTCTGCCCAGAGCGAGAACAGCGGTATCGGAATGTAGCGGAATTTATATTAGCTTGGGATAAGGTAGGGCTTGTTTGA
- a CDS encoding NUDIX domain-containing protein codes for MQVNLFNLDKEKEVELEYVVIIVKHGKEWILARHQDRSTWEFAGGHIEVGESPEQAAARELFEETGAEQFSIVPIAVYTVILDDAPGSYGKLYFANVEQFAELPPYEMAEIKGFIEIPSDLTYPLIYPALISKVLEFMDSSPVR; via the coding sequence TTGCAGGTAAACTTATTCAATTTGGACAAGGAAAAGGAAGTTGAACTGGAATACGTTGTTATTATAGTTAAGCATGGTAAGGAATGGATATTAGCCAGACATCAGGACCGTTCGACTTGGGAGTTTGCCGGAGGACATATAGAGGTTGGCGAATCACCGGAGCAGGCTGCTGCTAGAGAGTTATTTGAGGAGACAGGTGCGGAGCAATTCTCTATCGTTCCAATAGCTGTATATACGGTTATTTTGGATGATGCACCTGGGAGTTATGGAAAGCTGTATTTTGCTAATGTGGAACAATTCGCTGAGCTCCCACCCTATGAGATGGCAGAAATCAAAGGATTTATTGAGATACCATCGGATCTGACTTATCCATTGATTTATCCTGCTTTAATTTCAAAAGTACTTGAGTTCATGGACAGTTCTCCTGTTAGATAA
- a CDS encoding DUF4395 domain-containing protein yields MQDVPKGFPRPLVKTNQAFIVISVILTWLTGQHWILALPLFAGLLGLLFGYNPIIKLAAKFLTKERSHYVLEDWSQQKFNQTIAVFCLTGGLISFIAGWTIAAYIFTALVAVAATVAILGFCIGCFIHYQWRMYTYKRKQSSTH; encoded by the coding sequence ATGCAAGACGTACCCAAAGGATTTCCTCGGCCATTAGTAAAGACTAATCAGGCGTTTATCGTCATTTCTGTAATATTAACATGGCTAACAGGACAGCACTGGATACTTGCGCTGCCCTTGTTCGCCGGATTGCTCGGACTCTTGTTTGGTTATAATCCCATTATTAAGCTAGCTGCTAAGTTTCTGACAAAAGAGCGTTCGCACTATGTACTCGAAGATTGGTCTCAACAGAAGTTTAATCAAACCATTGCTGTCTTCTGCCTCACAGGTGGTCTGATCAGCTTCATCGCGGGCTGGACGATTGCTGCCTACATTTTCACAGCGCTCGTTGCAGTGGCAGCGACTGTAGCCATTCTTGGTTTTTGCATCGGATGCTTTATCCATTATCAGTGGAGAATGTACACCTACAAACGTAAACAGAGCAGCACACATTAA
- a CDS encoding TetR/AcrR family transcriptional regulator yields MSNKPNTREAILDTASKLFFSQGYHATGLNQIIKDSDSPKGSLYYYFPHGKEELALTCINRTSETVIQKLKYHLESCNNAAEAMEDFILGMAMDAIESSFEGIVPFSFWLAAETSCISEELRTACKSVFMDLQDVIKKRLLEEGVEDKTAADKASVVVSLFEGALLQTLTFRDEQPLLAAAKIIPAILC; encoded by the coding sequence TTGTCGAACAAGCCGAATACGCGTGAGGCGATTCTGGACACCGCTTCGAAATTATTTTTTTCTCAGGGATATCATGCAACAGGGCTAAATCAGATTATTAAAGACAGCGATTCACCGAAGGGATCTCTTTATTATTACTTCCCCCACGGCAAAGAAGAGCTGGCTTTAACATGCATTAACCGGACTAGTGAAACAGTTATTCAGAAGCTTAAGTATCATTTGGAGAGTTGCAATAATGCTGCTGAAGCGATGGAGGATTTCATTTTAGGAATGGCTATGGATGCAATTGAATCCTCATTCGAGGGGATTGTTCCGTTCAGTTTTTGGTTAGCGGCGGAGACCTCTTGTATTAGTGAGGAGCTGCGGACTGCATGTAAATCTGTGTTTATGGACTTGCAAGATGTGATCAAAAAACGCCTTCTTGAAGAAGGAGTGGAGGACAAGACAGCTGCCGATAAGGCTTCAGTTGTAGTCTCTTTATTTGAAGGAGCGCTTCTTCAGACGCTGACTTTTCGGGATGAACAACCGCTTCTCGCGGCGGCAAAGATTATCCCAGCAATACTTTGTTAG
- a CDS encoding DHA2 family efflux MFS transporter permease subunit, protein MQGNQQKEVKKFKTIPILVSLLLAGFIGMFSETALNVALSDLMNVLQITPATAQWLTTAYLLTLGILVPISGMLLQWFSTRQLFVAALCFSILGTFLAAVSPNFEFLLTARVVQAMGTALLLPLMFNTILIIIAPEKRGAAMGMIGLVIMVAPAIGPTIAGLLIESLSWHWIFWLSLPFLVLALIFGILFMQNVTKVTKPKIDILSIVLSSIGFGGIVFGFSSAGEEAGWGSPKVIIAILVGVVSLLLFGLRQMKMKQPMINLSAFKYPMFSIGVAMVFICMMVILSSMLILPMYLQQGQGYTAFKAGLLLLPGGIINGLMSPIMGRLFDKYGPKWLVIPGLVIAAAALWFFSSITVASTVVFVIVLHSTLMIGVSMVFMPAQTNGINQLPLELYPDGTAIMNTLQQVAGAIGTALAVSIMSAGSKNYLKTVANPADPANMLPAFTQGVQNAFIFGMSMAIVGLILAFFVKRVVVDHKMNTPMH, encoded by the coding sequence ATGCAAGGAAATCAACAAAAGGAAGTAAAGAAGTTTAAAACGATACCAATTCTCGTTTCTTTATTGCTCGCAGGATTTATCGGAATGTTCAGTGAAACAGCACTAAATGTAGCTTTAAGCGATCTTATGAATGTCCTACAAATTACCCCAGCAACGGCACAATGGTTGACGACAGCTTATCTGCTTACACTGGGAATTCTAGTACCGATTTCGGGTATGTTACTTCAGTGGTTCTCGACCAGACAGTTGTTTGTTGCTGCATTATGTTTTTCAATACTTGGAACGTTTCTAGCGGCAGTCTCACCTAATTTTGAGTTCTTACTTACAGCACGTGTGGTACAAGCAATGGGTACTGCGCTACTGCTACCGCTAATGTTCAATACTATCCTTATTATCATTGCGCCTGAAAAACGTGGGGCCGCGATGGGGATGATCGGTTTGGTTATCATGGTAGCACCAGCGATCGGACCAACGATTGCTGGACTTCTAATTGAAAGTCTTAGCTGGCACTGGATCTTCTGGTTGTCACTACCATTCCTAGTGCTCGCTTTGATATTCGGAATCCTCTTCATGCAAAATGTAACGAAGGTTACGAAGCCGAAGATCGATATCCTCTCCATAGTGTTATCGTCAATCGGGTTTGGTGGTATCGTGTTTGGTTTCAGCAGTGCCGGTGAAGAAGCCGGTTGGGGAAGTCCAAAAGTGATTATAGCTATATTAGTAGGTGTGGTATCACTCTTGTTGTTCGGATTGCGTCAAATGAAGATGAAGCAGCCTATGATTAATCTGAGTGCTTTTAAATATCCAATGTTTTCTATTGGTGTGGCTATGGTATTTATCTGTATGATGGTTATCCTATCGTCCATGTTGATTCTTCCGATGTATCTTCAACAGGGTCAAGGATATACAGCGTTCAAAGCGGGCTTGCTATTGCTTCCAGGTGGAATTATTAACGGATTGATGTCCCCAATTATGGGTCGTCTTTTCGATAAATACGGTCCAAAATGGCTCGTTATTCCGGGTCTGGTTATTGCAGCTGCAGCTTTGTGGTTCTTCTCCAGTATTACTGTAGCTTCTACGGTCGTATTCGTAATCGTACTTCACAGTACGCTTATGATCGGTGTGTCGATGGTATTTATGCCCGCACAAACTAACGGTATTAACCAGTTGCCACTAGAACTATATCCAGATGGTACAGCGATCATGAATACATTGCAGCAAGTTGCTGGTGCGATCGGTACCGCATTAGCAGTCAGCATTATGTCTGCAGGTTCGAAGAATTATTTGAAAACTGTGGCCAATCCAGCAGATCCAGCTAATATGTTACCTGCGTTCACGCAAGGTGTACAAAACGCATTTATTTTTGGAATGAGCATGGCCATTGTGGGTCTAATTCTTGCTTTCTTCGTAAAAAGAGTAGTTGTGGATCATAAAATGAATACACCAATGCACTAA
- a CDS encoding SDR family oxidoreductase, translating into MKTIFITGASSGIGRTTVKYFAERGWNVVATMRSPEQESEFNTLDNVLVLRLDVEKVDTIQSALAEAINRFGKIDVLLNNAGYGTMGLIEVATDEQIRRQFEVNVFGLISMTKAMLPHFRSNQDGLLINISSMGGKVTFPTMSLYHSTKFAVEGFSESVSYELASQNIKVKLIEPGAIQTDFGGRSMEFFFNDALTDYKPFTTAFLGKLGEMEKQPAYASPPEIVAETIYQAATDGTSQFRYIVGEDAKMLIQMKENTDEEEYLTNIAQHFS; encoded by the coding sequence ATGAAAACAATTTTCATTACAGGGGCTTCGTCTGGCATAGGAAGAACAACAGTAAAATATTTTGCTGAAAGAGGATGGAACGTCGTAGCCACGATGCGTTCTCCTGAACAAGAAAGTGAATTCAATACACTTGATAATGTGTTAGTGTTAAGGCTTGATGTTGAGAAAGTAGATACGATTCAATCTGCGTTAGCGGAAGCGATTAATCGGTTTGGTAAAATTGACGTTCTTCTCAATAATGCTGGTTATGGAACAATGGGTCTTATAGAAGTAGCTACAGATGAGCAGATCAGAAGACAATTTGAGGTGAACGTTTTTGGTCTTATCAGTATGACTAAAGCCATGTTGCCCCATTTTAGATCTAATCAAGATGGTTTGCTGATCAATATCTCTTCTATGGGAGGGAAAGTAACCTTTCCTACGATGTCTCTGTATCATTCAACTAAATTCGCTGTAGAGGGTTTTTCAGAATCCGTATCTTATGAATTAGCATCACAAAACATCAAAGTAAAGTTAATTGAACCTGGTGCTATTCAGACGGACTTTGGTGGAAGATCGATGGAGTTCTTTTTTAATGATGCATTAACGGATTATAAGCCCTTTACTACTGCATTTTTGGGTAAATTGGGTGAGATGGAAAAACAACCTGCGTATGCTTCGCCTCCAGAAATTGTTGCGGAAACAATCTATCAAGCCGCCACAGATGGGACAAGTCAATTCCGATACATTGTTGGAGAAGATGCAAAGATGCTCATTCAAATGAAAGAAAATACGGATGAAGAAGAGTATCTGACTAATATAGCCCAGCATTTTTCTTAA
- a CDS encoding PadR family transcriptional regulator — MNSQDVILGMLMKESLTGYEIKQLLENVFSNFYSSSYGTIYPTLARMEKEGLITKENVQQDGKPNKNLLNITDKGRVSFNAYLLAPLEADSIKKSDFMMRLYFGEFVGYDKVIIWLKQAQEESQNKLDQLLEQYSLYKDEMHPAQIICIQIGIEEYKAKLRIIAEGLLNMEQLVLTK, encoded by the coding sequence TTGAACAGTCAGGATGTTATTTTAGGCATGCTTATGAAAGAATCGTTGACTGGATATGAAATAAAACAGTTATTAGAGAATGTATTCTCTAATTTCTATAGTTCCAGTTATGGAACGATTTATCCCACACTTGCTCGAATGGAAAAGGAGGGTTTGATAACTAAGGAAAATGTGCAACAGGACGGTAAGCCTAACAAGAATCTTTTAAACATCACGGATAAAGGAAGAGTTAGTTTTAACGCCTATTTACTAGCCCCACTTGAGGCAGACAGTATTAAGAAATCTGATTTTATGATGCGGCTTTATTTTGGTGAATTTGTTGGGTATGACAAAGTGATTATTTGGTTGAAGCAAGCACAAGAGGAATCACAAAATAAGTTAGATCAATTACTTGAGCAGTATTCACTTTATAAAGATGAAATGCATCCAGCACAGATCATCTGTATCCAAATTGGCATAGAAGAATATAAAGCAAAACTCAGAATCATTGCCGAGGGATTGTTAAACATGGAGCAGTTAGTGCTTACGAAGTAA
- a CDS encoding M15 family metallopeptidase, which produces MGSRGTRIEVFVFVLLLWTNTIFMGSADAAYVGSSTDVVLQQMQLEKKNHLPQGFVYLDEVIPTAQYEIRYYGDNNFVGKRIDGYKSPLAIFSRTAATALKAVSEDLANQGYILKIYDAYRPQTAVNHFVKWSQNAADTKMKQQYYPRLDKRNLFKLGFIAKKSGHSRGSTVDLTIVNKETGLDVDMGSPFDFFGDISYYDTSLINKTQKANRAILKEAMEEQGFKPYSKEWWHFTLIKESYPKQYFDFKVE; this is translated from the coding sequence ATGGGATCAAGAGGAACAAGAATCGAAGTTTTCGTATTTGTACTGTTGTTGTGGACAAACACTATTTTTATGGGCAGTGCAGATGCCGCTTATGTTGGCTCATCCACAGACGTTGTGCTGCAGCAAATGCAACTGGAGAAGAAAAACCATCTACCGCAAGGGTTTGTCTATTTGGATGAAGTGATTCCTACAGCACAATATGAGATTCGATACTACGGGGACAATAATTTTGTTGGGAAGCGGATTGATGGTTACAAGTCACCTTTAGCGATATTCTCGCGGACAGCGGCAACGGCTTTAAAGGCTGTAAGTGAGGATTTAGCGAACCAAGGATATATTCTTAAAATCTATGATGCTTATCGTCCGCAGACGGCGGTGAATCATTTTGTAAAATGGTCACAGAATGCCGCAGATACTAAGATGAAGCAGCAATATTATCCGCGTCTGGATAAACGTAATTTATTCAAACTCGGATTTATAGCTAAAAAATCAGGTCATTCCAGAGGGAGCACCGTCGATTTAACGATCGTAAATAAAGAAACGGGCCTTGATGTAGATATGGGTAGCCCTTTTGATTTTTTCGGAGATATCTCCTATTATGATACGTCCTTAATCAACAAGACTCAGAAAGCAAATCGCGCAATCCTCAAAGAGGCAATGGAAGAACAGGGATTTAAACCTTATAGTAAGGAATGGTGGCATTTTACCTTGATCAAGGAATCTTATCCTAAACAATACTTTGACTTCAAAGTGGAATAA
- a CDS encoding stalk domain-containing protein — MKKIVAVVVLSVLLIANGFGITSSSTVWAASSDVRVILNGQVLNADPYSPYPNGSTVMIPLRESSIALKYKVAYQKSSDTITLSGVKQKIEYKVGDDHITINDKEKRDFKDDVVFKKEHLYVPLSFFTSLGLLTAYDADANLAEIYTPEVTANAIAGLLTTGQFQVLEDRFFSEELKRSISVTGLQQNWEELSVQAGNYHGVKATESNQTVDQFSIQCVLSFAQADASLEIILNKSGKIIDLREKLLLK; from the coding sequence ATGAAGAAAATCGTGGCTGTTGTTGTGTTGAGTGTATTGTTAATAGCTAATGGATTTGGAATAACATCCTCTTCTACGGTCTGGGCTGCTTCGAGCGATGTCAGGGTTATTTTAAACGGACAAGTTCTAAACGCAGACCCGTATTCGCCCTATCCTAACGGTTCTACGGTCATGATCCCGCTTAGAGAATCATCAATTGCCTTGAAATACAAAGTGGCTTATCAAAAAAGCTCAGATACCATTACATTAAGTGGAGTCAAACAAAAGATTGAATATAAGGTAGGAGACGACCATATTACCATTAATGATAAAGAGAAAAGAGATTTTAAAGATGATGTTGTCTTTAAGAAGGAACACTTATACGTTCCACTTTCTTTTTTTACTAGTTTAGGACTATTGACTGCCTATGATGCTGACGCTAATCTAGCGGAGATCTATACCCCTGAGGTGACTGCGAATGCGATAGCGGGGTTACTTACCACCGGACAATTTCAGGTATTAGAAGATCGTTTCTTTAGTGAAGAACTGAAGCGTTCGATTTCGGTTACGGGTCTGCAACAAAACTGGGAGGAACTATCGGTACAAGCAGGTAATTACCATGGAGTAAAAGCTACAGAAAGCAATCAAACGGTGGATCAATTCTCAATACAATGTGTATTGAGTTTTGCTCAGGCGGATGCTTCGCTTGAGATTATCCTGAATAAGTCCGGAAAAATTATTGATCTACGGGAGAAGTTGCTTCTAAAGTAA
- a CDS encoding DHA2 family efflux MFS transporter permease subunit — protein sequence MTKSMTGMSATEEQPFSLRAIIPPLLAIIVGMIMVILDGTVVNVAVPKLVDYFGSDLQTIQWTITGYTLALAAVIPLAGWMTDRFGSKQVFLVTLTLFILGSMLCSVAQTSSQLVIFRVIQGLGGGMVAPIGMAMVFKLAPAERRGSIMGMLGIPMLLAPALGPILSGWLVEYVSWHWIFLINVPIGIVGIILGVKYLPKTEKIGKGNLDVLGIILAPIAFSMLAYGVNEGGANSWSSTPAILGLTVGGIALILFIIVELRHKQPLLDLRVFRSSDFTRGIILTWVMQAALFGSMLFVPLYLQQIRAYTPLETGLILLPQALACVIGMPLGGKLFDKIGARPLAFVGLSIITITLFLLSGITITTSLNTIMMYLALLGFGMGIAMMPLNTHVLNAAPRELVSRVTSLTAAAQQVVVAFAVAGLTGYLTSQITVHMGALKAGSNPLSAAVLGFDDVFFLSGCIAVVGVLMSIILRKPKLSANDSSSGEGQKADAAMMMGH from the coding sequence ATGACAAAATCAATGACTGGAATGAGTGCTACAGAAGAACAGCCATTCTCGCTAAGAGCTATCATACCCCCGCTTCTTGCCATTATCGTGGGTATGATTATGGTTATTCTAGATGGAACCGTCGTGAATGTGGCTGTCCCCAAGCTGGTGGATTATTTCGGCTCTGATCTCCAAACGATTCAATGGACGATTACAGGTTACACTTTAGCTTTAGCCGCTGTAATACCACTCGCAGGCTGGATGACTGACCGTTTTGGGTCAAAACAAGTATTTCTGGTGACGCTCACGTTGTTTATTCTTGGCTCCATGTTATGTTCAGTGGCTCAAACCTCTTCGCAGCTTGTTATTTTTCGTGTGATTCAAGGTCTTGGTGGGGGAATGGTTGCCCCAATAGGGATGGCTATGGTTTTTAAATTAGCTCCAGCAGAAAGAAGAGGATCGATTATGGGGATGCTTGGAATTCCCATGCTGCTTGCACCTGCACTTGGCCCGATTTTGTCCGGATGGCTTGTTGAATATGTTAGCTGGCATTGGATCTTCTTGATCAACGTGCCGATTGGGATTGTTGGTATTATTCTTGGTGTTAAGTATCTACCTAAGACGGAGAAGATCGGTAAAGGCAATCTCGATGTATTAGGCATTATACTGGCTCCGATTGCGTTCTCCATGCTGGCTTATGGAGTAAATGAAGGTGGGGCGAATAGTTGGTCATCAACTCCAGCAATCCTCGGGTTAACTGTTGGGGGTATTGCACTGATTCTTTTTATAATCGTTGAGTTACGGCATAAACAGCCTTTGCTGGATCTACGCGTCTTTCGTTCCTCAGATTTCACCCGCGGCATTATCTTAACATGGGTTATGCAAGCCGCATTGTTTGGTTCTATGCTGTTCGTGCCGCTATACTTACAGCAGATTCGGGCTTATACACCACTAGAAACGGGTCTAATTCTGCTTCCACAAGCTTTAGCTTGTGTAATCGGCATGCCGCTTGGTGGTAAGTTGTTTGATAAGATAGGAGCCCGCCCTCTGGCATTTGTGGGTCTGAGCATCATTACAATTACCTTATTCCTGCTATCGGGGATTACGATAACTACAAGTCTAAACACAATTATGATGTATCTTGCTTTATTAGGATTTGGGATGGGCATAGCGATGATGCCGCTCAATACACATGTTCTGAATGCAGCGCCGCGTGAATTGGTGAGCCGTGTCACATCGCTTACAGCGGCAGCACAGCAGGTGGTGGTGGCCTTTGCCGTCGCAGGCTTAACGGGCTATCTGACAAGTCAAATTACTGTTCACATGGGAGCATTGAAAGCGGGAAGTAATCCTTTATCAGCAGCAGTTCTAGGCTTCGATGATGTATTCTTCCTATCTGGCTGTATAGCTGTAGTCGGTGTACTCATGAGTATTATCCTGCGCAAACCGAAGCTTTCCGCAAATGATTCCTCCTCCGGAGAAGGTCAGAAGGCAGATGCAGCAATGATGATGGGACATTAA
- a CDS encoding DMT family transporter produces the protein MKPLKAELMLLVVTLFWGSSYIFMKMGLGTLGEFNLIALRFGLAFILAAVIFHKRLRKVDIKTLKYGALLGFLLLGVFTCITFGLKTTTTSNAGFLVALTVIFVPILDRVIFKKRVAPPQVFGSVLAIAGIGLLTLNATLKIQPGDFLCILSAVFYAVQILFTGKAVKECDSLNIGILQLGFAGGFALVLSALFETPSLPSTLPAWIAILALGILCSACGFILQPIAQKYTSPTRTGLIFSLEPVFAALFGYWFAAEKLSMQGYAGAALVLLGIVASELLGKVTFSPQWAQKKPEHL, from the coding sequence ATGAAACCGCTCAAAGCTGAGCTGATGCTGTTAGTTGTAACATTATTTTGGGGTTCTTCCTACATATTTATGAAAATGGGGTTAGGCACGTTAGGCGAATTCAATCTGATTGCACTCCGCTTCGGACTTGCTTTTATATTAGCCGCAGTGATCTTCCACAAACGTTTAAGAAAAGTTGACATCAAAACATTGAAATATGGTGCTCTTCTCGGATTCTTACTCCTCGGCGTGTTCACATGTATAACGTTCGGACTTAAGACCACGACAACCTCCAATGCAGGATTTTTAGTAGCCCTGACGGTCATATTTGTACCGATACTAGATCGGGTTATTTTCAAAAAAAGAGTCGCACCTCCGCAAGTCTTTGGCTCCGTACTCGCTATAGCTGGAATTGGACTCCTTACATTAAACGCAACCTTAAAGATTCAGCCGGGTGACTTCCTATGTATCCTTTCGGCGGTGTTCTATGCGGTACAGATTTTATTTACAGGCAAGGCGGTAAAAGAATGTGATTCACTCAATATTGGGATCTTGCAGTTAGGTTTTGCCGGAGGGTTTGCTTTAGTATTATCTGCACTGTTCGAGACACCTTCGCTTCCTTCGACTTTACCAGCTTGGATAGCGATCCTCGCACTTGGGATTCTCTGTAGTGCCTGTGGCTTCATCTTACAACCCATTGCTCAAAAATATACTTCCCCAACACGCACCGGATTGATCTTCTCCCTTGAGCCGGTATTCGCCGCGCTGTTTGGCTACTGGTTCGCTGCTGAAAAGCTATCGATGCAAGGATATGCTGGCGCAGCCCTTGTTCTACTGGGGATTGTAGCATCGGAGCTACTTGGTAAAGTTACGTTCAGCCCTCAGTGGGCACAAAAGAAACCAGAACATCTATAG
- a CDS encoding LysR substrate-binding domain-containing protein: MSINKYEIFLKVVELGSLTKAADVLGFTQSGISHTISSLEMEFGFTLLIRNRSGVKLTVNGEQVLQPIREILKWNEKLKQEVADIHGLEVGTITIGTFTSVSVHWLPGMIKQFRCEYPFIEIRLMEGGYLEVEQWIEAGVVDCGFISLPTREKFEVIPLKKDRMLGIVSKENPLSAEPFLSLSQIAKEDFIIPKAGSDYDVRRVLDKAGIKPNIKFSAGDDYAIMAMVEKGLGISILPELVLTRQNYKVAMLELEERSFRSLGIAVHSMKYASPVTKKFLKHVQSWLMGNP; encoded by the coding sequence TTGAGCATTAATAAATATGAGATTTTTCTAAAAGTTGTAGAGCTAGGGAGCTTAACAAAAGCAGCAGATGTGCTGGGCTTTACGCAATCTGGAATTAGCCACACGATTAGTAGCCTGGAGATGGAGTTTGGTTTCACGTTATTAATTAGAAATAGATCTGGCGTTAAATTGACGGTAAATGGGGAGCAAGTACTACAGCCTATCCGTGAAATTCTAAAGTGGAATGAAAAATTGAAGCAGGAGGTAGCAGATATACATGGGCTAGAGGTCGGGACCATAACCATTGGTACATTCACCAGTGTATCCGTGCATTGGCTACCAGGAATGATTAAGCAATTTCGCTGTGAGTACCCCTTTATAGAAATTAGGTTGATGGAAGGTGGTTACTTAGAGGTTGAGCAATGGATCGAGGCTGGAGTTGTAGATTGCGGTTTTATTTCTCTGCCTACACGTGAGAAGTTCGAAGTGATTCCCTTAAAAAAGGACCGGATGTTAGGCATCGTATCCAAAGAGAATCCGCTTAGTGCAGAACCGTTCCTGTCATTATCACAAATTGCTAAGGAGGATTTCATTATCCCAAAGGCTGGTTCGGATTATGATGTTAGACGTGTGCTGGATAAGGCGGGCATCAAACCGAATATTAAATTCTCAGCGGGTGATGATTATGCCATTATGGCCATGGTGGAGAAGGGGCTTGGGATTAGTATTTTGCCAGAGCTTGTACTAACTCGTCAGAATTATAAAGTAGCTATGCTTGAATTGGAGGAACGTAGTTTCAGATCGTTAGGAATAGCTGTCCATTCTATGAAATACGCATCTCCTGTCACTAAAAAATTCCTAAAGCATGTACAATCGTGGTTGATGGGGAATCCCTAA